In the genome of Geitlerinema sp. PCC 9228, the window GCCCCCGACAGACAAAAGTGGTAGGGTGAGCGAATCCTCTCCCGAGTAGATGGCAAAGTCGGAAGGGGTCAACCGCCGAATTTCGCTGACCTGGTCCAAATGGCCACTGGCTTCTTTGACGGCGATGATGTTGGGAATTTCCGCCAGCCGTGCCATGGTTTCTGGTTCCAAGTTGCGCCCCGTACGTCCGGGAATGTTGTACAGCATAATGGGTAAGTCGGGGCTGGCTTGGGCGATCGCCCGGAAGTGCTGGTATAACCCCTCTTGGGGCGGTTTGTTGTAGTACGGTACCACCTGCAACGTACCGTCTAATTCCAGTTTAGCGGCTTTTTGCGTAGCCGCGATCGCTTCGGCGGTGGAATTGGACCCCGTACCAGCCATGACTTTGGCCTTGCCGGCTACAGCCTGGGCAATGGCGCGAAATAGTTCGTACTCTTCTTCCCAAGTGAGCGTCGGCGATTCCCCAGTGGTACCGCAGACCACCAACGTATCGGTGCCTCGTTCCACCAAATGGGCCGCTAGCTTCTCGGCGACCTCGTAGTTAACGCTGCCGTCTTCGCGAAACGGCGTTACCATTGCCGTTAAAACACGTCCGAAATGTGCCACCCTAATCTATACTCCTCCTAAATTTCACCAAACAATCAGTTTTTGTCTTCTCAGTAGGCAAACCCTCTCTTGACACAAAAACCATTTTGTGCATTCTTCTCAAAAGGGGCGTCTCTGTTTGCCCTGGCATCCTACCTACTTAACCAGCCCGCGGGCAATTAGTAACTGCGCAATCTGAACCGCATTCAAAGCCGCTCCTTTGCGCAATTGGTCCCCAGACAGCCATAGCTCCAAACCATAGGGATGGGAAATATCTTCACGAATGCGTCCCACCAGCACCTCATCCTGACCGCTCGCATCAATAGGCATGGGGAAATAATTAGCTTGCCAGTCTTCCACTACCTTCACCCCGGGCGCTTGCCCCAACACCTGGCGCGCTTTGTCCGCAGGAAATGGTTCGGCAAACTCTAAATTAAGGCTTTCCGAGTGCGCGCGCAAGACCGGTACCCGCACGCAAGTGGCCGTTACCCGCAAATCGGGGCTGCCAAAAATCTTGCGGGTTTCGTTGACCATTTTCATTTCCTCGGTGCAGTATCCCCCATCGTCAATATCCGAATTGTGGGGAAATACGTTAAACGCCAGGGGGTAGGGAAATTCTTGCGTGGGTGGTGTTTCCTGGTCGAGAATGGCTTGGGCTTGCCGCTTGAGTTCTTCCATGGCCTTGGCACCGGCACCGCTAGCCGACTGGTAGGTAGCCGCCACCAATCGCTGCACTGCCTGCACCTGATGCAAGGGATACACCGCCACGGCCATCAAAATGGTGGTGCAATTGGGGTTGGCAACGATACCCTGATGCTTGTCCGCCGCTTGGGGATTGACCTCCGGCACCACCAAGGGCACCTGGGGGTCCATGCGGAAGGCACTGGAATTATCCACCACCACAGCACCAGCTTCTACCGCTTTGGGGGCCCAATATTTGGCTTGGGAACTGCCTGCCGAAGCCAGCACCAAATCGACATTTTGAAAGGAATGTTCCGCCACCGCTTCCACGTAGAGTTTTTCCCCGCAAAACATCAAA includes:
- a CDS encoding aspartate-semialdehyde dehydrogenase, whose protein sequence is MPESYNVAILGATGAVGTELLAILENCEMPVANLKLLASERSAGRSLMFCGEKLYVEAVAEHSFQNVDLVLASAGSSQAKYWAPKAVEAGAVVVDNSSAFRMDPQVPLVVPEVNPQAADKHQGIVANPNCTTILMAVAVYPLHQVQAVQRLVAATYQSASGAGAKAMEELKRQAQAILDQETPPTQEFPYPLAFNVFPHNSDIDDGGYCTEEMKMVNETRKIFGSPDLRVTATCVRVPVLRAHSESLNLEFAEPFPADKARQVLGQAPGVKVVEDWQANYFPMPIDASGQDEVLVGRIREDISHPYGLELWLSGDQLRKGAALNAVQIAQLLIARGLVK
- the dapA gene encoding 4-hydroxy-tetrahydrodipicolinate synthase, whose protein sequence is MAHFGRVLTAMVTPFREDGSVNYEVAEKLAAHLVERGTDTLVVCGTTGESPTLTWEEEYELFRAIAQAVAGKAKVMAGTGSNSTAEAIAATQKAAKLELDGTLQVVPYYNKPPQEGLYQHFRAIAQASPDLPIMLYNIPGRTGRNLEPETMARLAEIPNIIAVKEASGHLDQVSEIRRLTPSDFAIYSGEDSLTLPLLSVGGSGVVSVASHLVGDRLQEMIANFESGNHQKALQGHLDLTPLFKALFATTNPIPVKTALQLQGWEVGSPRLPLCEPDAEVVSTLKRVMTNLGLF